The Argentina anserina chromosome 3, drPotAnse1.1, whole genome shotgun sequence genome includes a region encoding these proteins:
- the LOC126787302 gene encoding uncharacterized protein LOC126787302 → MDKVVEGQAEAILKALRSFDFVFCLLLMNKVMKVTELLCQTLQQKSIDLVQAMNFVRVTKSLLQEMRDIGWDDLVRDVKSFCEKHDLEMPDMSACYKNGTGCRCQEITVEHHYHVNVFNVLIDYQLSELNRIYSEQGLELLTLSSSLNPLDDFKYYKTEDVCNLAKRFYLEDFDDGEMCTLELECAYYEKDM, encoded by the coding sequence ATGGATAAAGTAGTTGAAGGACAAGCTGAAGCTATTCTCAAGGCTTTGAGGTcatttgattttgtgttttgctTGCTTCTAATGAACAAAGTAATGAAAGTTACCGAACTACTTTGTCAGACACTACAGCAGAAGTCTATTGATCTTGTGCAAGCAATGAACTTTGTAAGAGTTACAAAGTCACTTCTTCAGGAGATGAGAGACATAGGGTGGGATGATTTGGTAAGAGATGTGAAATCTTTTTGTGAAAAACATGATCTTGAAATGCCTGATATGAGTGCTTGTTATAAGAATGGTACAGGTTGTCGTTGTCAAGAGATTACAGTTGAGCACCATTATCATGTAAATGTGTTCAATGTCTTGATTGATTATCAGTTGAGTGAGTTGAATAGAATATACTCAGAGCAAGGTTTAGAACTCCTTACACTTAGTTCATCTTTGAATCCTCTTGATGACTTCAAGTACTACAAAACTGAAGATGTTTGCAATCTTGCTAAGAGGTTTTATCTTGAAGATTTTGATGATGGTGAAATGTGTACTCTAGAATTAGAGTGTGCATATTATGAGAAGGATATGTGA